The DNA region CTCAGTAACCCAACCAGATGTCTTTTTAAATGTTTGTTTATTTGAAAAATAATCATCTTTTTTAACTTCAGGTATATGTTTAATACTCAATAACATATCCGTCTTACCATTAAGTAACAGCCTATTAATAGCTACTTTCTGGCTAGCTTCAATACCTTTCTCATAGTTGAATTTTATTTCGTATTCATCCCTCAACCATCTTAGAAGCCACTTATTAGTTTTTATATTTATTATTGATCCTTCTATCGTTGTCCTAGTTGCAAGGATATCATGCCTCATTAGGATTTGCTGAATATCCTTAAACACCTCATCAAACTCTGGTATACTATCAAATTTACTTTCACAAACAAATTCCTTATCATTTAATTTCAACAGATTTTTCAATTGAGAAATTTGTTGCTTGTTTCCATCCTTTGAAATGCTAAGCTTTAACTTCCTAACTTGTTCATCCATAGTTTTAAAAGGCGAGTATGATGTTTTTCTTTTATATTTCATTTGGTACTTATTTGATTCTTCTGTAAAGGTTATAAATTTATCCAAGTCATTTAGAACCAATATGGGTAACCCAGTTTTTTTAGATGTTTTATAGAATAATTTAAGTACTACATCATTAGAATCCACATTAACAATATCTACTTTAAATAAAACTGGAAATAATTCTCTTAACAATTTATGAGAGAAAAGTTCAATTTCTGTAACACCTTCCACACACAAAATAAAGTCTGAAAAAAAACAGCTAGACTCTCTATCAGAAATAAAAAATTGCTCTCGCTCATCACTAAACCCATACATTTTATTTAACATCATATGATCATTTAGTACTCTTACTCTATACAATGTACCTCCTTTGTTCATTAAACTTGTTAAAATTCTTGGAGAATGTGTAAATATAACAAATACCACTTTCTTAGAATATGAATTAATTTTATACATCAGCTCATCTACCATCTTTGGATGTAAACCTTGTTCGGGTTCATCTAATAAAATGGTTACATCTTTTAGTCGATTATTAGAAATCTCGAAGCCAATATAACATAAAAAAAGAATATAATTTAACGAATTAGTCCCATCTGAATAATATTCCAACTCCTTACCTTGCTTTATAAATTCCATACCACCTAGTTGTTGTTGTAACAGTTTTAGTATACTATCTTTTTTATTATCCGACTTAATAGTTAAACCATTTTCTTCCATGAAAGAATTAACTATATTGGAGTACTTTTTGAATTTAGAAAATTCAGATATAGCGATATTATCTGATATTTCACGAGTGATTTCACGTGCATCTTTCGCATTTATCAAGTCTCCCACAACATTCCAAATTTCTGACCAATCAGTCAAGCTAATGCTTCTTGTATCACAAAAATAAACAGGATGTGAATTATATATGATATACCTCTCATCATAACCAATATTCCATTCAGGCAATTTATTCTTTTCTTGTTTCATTGTCACTATATATTTTTCAGCATTAAATAACATCATACTAAACAACTTCATTTCATATACACCTGAAGAATATTTTAATATTCTAGAAAAATCAAATTCAATTGAGATTTCAACAGGTTTATGATACAAAGAATTACTATCAAAAATATCATTGGAAATATTTAGATCAATTAAATTATCAAAAAAATATTCAATTGCTTTCAAAATAGTAGTTTTTCCCGTTCCATTTTTACCAACAAATGCATTTAAATCATTTAAATCAAATGTAGCACTATCAATTGATTTAAAATTTTTAATACTGACTCGCTTTATCGTCATTATTACACCTCTTTAATCTAAGTAATAAGTTAACTGTAATTTAATAACCTTAGTACATTATAAACCATTAGTTACATTAAAACTATTCACCTTATTACCTATAATTATTTAACTACATAAAAAAGTACTATAATAAATAGTACTTTTTAACAACCTTATATATATATTAAAATAAATCAAATCAGTTTAAATCAACAAATATTTTTAACAATTCCTTTATTTGTCTATAAATACTTTCCTTTTATTAACCACATTTATTAAATAACTTCATTCTACTAACAACTACGTTTTTTAATAATTATTACCTTTACTTATCGCTAATCGTTAAGTAAACTTAACGCAAGAGGTGAGTTAATGAGTAATAATGTTAAGCAATGGCGTGAGTCTTTAAATTTAAGTCGACAAGAGCTAGCTGATTTAGTTGGGGTTAGTCGCCAAACCATTTATTTCATAGAAACCAAACAATATAAACCGTCAATTGATCTAGCCCACAACCTTGCCCAAGTGTTCCAAACGACTATTGAAGACATTTTCTTTTTCACTGATTAATCTAATGGAAAAAAGGAATATACTTATGAAAGACGAACGAACTAAAATTAATTTCCAACAAAGTGGTTACTACTCTATGATTTTTTCTTCATTTCTTTGTATTATCGG from Vagococcus coleopterorum includes:
- a CDS encoding retron Eco8 family effector endonuclease, which produces MTIKRVSIKNFKSIDSATFDLNDLNAFVGKNGTGKTTILKAIEYFFDNLIDLNISNDIFDSNSLYHKPVEISIEFDFSRILKYSSGVYEMKLFSMMLFNAEKYIVTMKQEKNKLPEWNIGYDERYIIYNSHPVYFCDTRSISLTDWSEIWNVVGDLINAKDAREITREISDNIAISEFSKFKKYSNIVNSFMEENGLTIKSDNKKDSILKLLQQQLGGMEFIKQGKELEYYSDGTNSLNYILFLCYIGFEISNNRLKDVTILLDEPEQGLHPKMVDELMYKINSYSKKVVFVIFTHSPRILTSLMNKGGTLYRVRVLNDHMMLNKMYGFSDEREQFFISDRESSCFFSDFILCVEGVTEIELFSHKLLRELFPVLFKVDIVNVDSNDVVLKLFYKTSKKTGLPILVLNDLDKFITFTEESNKYQMKYKRKTSYSPFKTMDEQVRKLKLSISKDGNKQQISQLKNLLKLNDKEFVCESKFDSIPEFDEVFKDIQQILMRHDILATRTTIEGSIINIKTNKWLLRWLRDEYEIKFNYEKGIEASQKVAINRLLLNGKTDMLLSIKHIPEVKKDDYFSNKQTFKKTSGWVTEFLNYYSEKVMGQKQYMNKNGLNMKRKRFENDFPEIYAIIKIIESKLNSK
- a CDS encoding helix-turn-helix transcriptional regulator; protein product: MSNNVKQWRESLNLSRQELADLVGVSRQTIYFIETKQYKPSIDLAHNLAQVFQTTIEDIFFFTD